The genomic DNA CCAATCGTTCAACGGGGATGGCGTTAATTAGCGTTTCTTTAACTTTTTCATCTAAATTCTCGGTCATGTCGGTTTTTATGTAGCCGGGCGCAACAGCATTAACGGTGATACCTCGACTGGCAAGTTCTAAGGCAACAGCTTTCGTAAAGCCAATTATAGCGGCTTTACTGGCAGCATAATTAGCCTGTCCGGCATTTCCTTTAATGCCGACAATAGAACTTATATTGATAATTCGCCCATAGCGCTGCTTTAACATAATTTTAGCAGCTGCCTGGGTTACAAGATAAGTAGAATATAAATTAGTTTTAATTACAGAATCAAAGTCATCATAGGTCATCCGTAAAAGAAGTTTATCCTTGGTAATTCCGGCATTATTAACAACTATATCAACCCTGCCAAAAGCTGATATAAGTTCACTAAATATTCGTTCGACCTCATCTTTTTGACTAACGTCTCCTTTTAAAAGAAGAACTTTACACCCCTGATTTTCTAATTCATCTTTAATTTCCTTTGCCAACCGGTCATTATGGAGATAATTTAGACCAACCTTTGCTCCTTCCAAAGCAAACCTTTCAGCAACCTTTCGACCAATTCCGCGGCTTGCTCCCGTTACCAGGACAACCTTGCCGCTAAAATTCATTTTATCCAACCTCCTCGGGCTTATCAAGTAAAATCCGCAAACTTTCAAGATTATTTACATTAAATACTGCAACCGGCGCTATCCGCTTTATTAAACCTGTTAAAACTTTACCTGGACCTATTTCAATAAAATGGGCAGCTCCCGTTTTTACCATTTCCAACACCGCCTGCTCCCACAAAACCGGAGCTGCCATTTGTTTATACAAAAGCTCACGAATTTTTACCACATCATTTAATATTTCAGCAGAAACATTACTTACAACCGGAGCTTTAGGTGGAAAAAAGTTCACCTTTTCTAAATAAGTTTGAAACTTTAAAGCAGCAGGGCGCATCAACGAGGAATGAAAGGGGGCAGAAACGGATAGCTCTCTTATCTTTTTCGCTCCCTTTTCCTTTAAAAGCTCAATTGTTTTATCTTTTATCTTACTTTCTCCCGCCAGCACATATTGACCACCGCCATTAAAATTAACAACTTCCATAATGCCAGCCAAAGACACTTCACTAACCACTTCCATAAGCGCTTCTTTTTCCAATCCCATTACCGCTAGCATTACTCCCTGACCTATAGGAACCGCTTCCTGCATAAGTTTTCCCCGAATATGCACAAGCCTTACTGCATCTTCAAAAGTTAATACGCCAGCAGCTGTAAGGGCTGTAAACTCCCCCAAACTATGTCCTCCATAAACCATGGGAAAATAACCTTTTTCTTCTAATGCTAAAGATAAAGAGTAACTTAGTGTTAAAATCGCCGGTTGAGTATTGGCGGTTAAATTAAGCTCCTCCTCTGGACCATCTAAAATAATTTTTGTAAGATTATAGCCTAAAACTTCGTTGGCAAGATGAAAATACTTTTGCACCAATGGAACGGTTTCATATAAGTCCCTACCCATTCCAACATACTGAGAGCCCTGGCCTGGGAAAACAAAGGCAACCTTACTCATCTATCCCCCTCGCAATCTTTTTTATAATTTCCTTTGCCTCTTGCACGATTTCTTCGACTATTATCCCTGCGGGTTTAATTTCTTTAATAAGTCCCGCAATTTGCCCCGCCATGAGAGAACCTTCTTCAATGTCGCCTTCCTGCATACACCGTCTTAAGCTTCCAGCACCAAGTTTTTCTAATTCTTCCGGAGGAGTTCTTTGTTCTTCTAATTCTAAAAAGCGCCGGGCTAACTTATTTTTTATGACACGGACTGGATGGCCGGTTGATGCACCGGTAATAACCGTATCTCTATCCCCGGCTTTTATGACTGCCTCTTTCACTGCTGGATGGATTTCTGTTTCCTCGGCACAGAGAAAGCGGGTTCCAATTTGCACCGCCTCTGCACCCAAAGCTAAAGCTGCAGCCATTCCCCGGCCATCAGCAATTCCCCCTGCCGCGATGACCGGTATTGAGACGTTATCTACCACCTGTGGTACCAAAGCCATAGTGGTAAGTTCCCCAATGTGACCACCCGATTCGTGCCCTTCAGCAATTAAAGCGTCAACTCCAGTTCGCTCAAGGCGCTTGGCTAACGCCACTGAAGCCACAACTGGTATTACTTTTATGTTATTTTCTTTAAGCCTTTTTATATACTTTCCAGGATTACCTGCTCCAGTTGTTATTACTGGCACCCTTTCTTCGATAATTACTTCCATTACCTCTTCTACATGGGGTGAAAGAAGCATTACGTTTACACCAAAAGGTTTATCGGTAAGTTTTTTTACTTTTTGTATTTCAGAACGTACCCAGTCAGCCGTTGCGTTTCCTGCTCCAATAATGCCAAGCCCTCCGGCATTAGATACCGCTGCTGCCAGGCGAGCGGTTGCAACCCAGGCCATTCCCCCTTGAAGAATTGGATATTTAATTTTTAAAAGTTCAGTTATAGCAGTCTTCAAGTTTTCACCCTCCCTAAAATTCTAAAATTAAGCCACCCCAAGCAAGCCCTGCACCAAATCCCGCAAGCAAAACTTTATCTCCTTTCGTTAATTTTTTTTCGTGTAAGGCTTCATTAAGAGCAATGGGAATGGAAGCTGCAGAAGTATTACCATACCGTTCAATATTAATAAAAGTTTTTTCGAGACCAAGACCTAAACGCTCCAGGGATGATTCTATTATCCTTCTATTAGCTTGATGAAATAAATAAAGGTCGATTTCCTGGGGCTCCAAGTTTGCAGAATGAAGCAAATTTTGTACCGACTCTTCAATTTTTTTTACAGCAAATTTGAACACTTCCTTCCCATTCATCTTTATGTAGTGCAGTTTCTTAGCTACGGTTTCATGGCTAGAAGGAAGCATAGAACCACCCGCGGGTAGTTTTAATAACTCTGCCCCACTTCCGTCAGCTCCCAATTCAAATGCTAAAATTCCTGCTTTTTGGGAATTAGCCCCAAGGACAACTGCTCCCGCGCCATCTCCAAATAAAACCGCCGTATTTCTATCATCCCAGTCTACAATGGCCGATAGCTTTTCAGCACCCACTACCAATACCTTTTGCGGGTCTAATGCTTTTACATATAAAGCACCAGTTACTAAAGCATAAATAAAACCAGTACAACCTATGGACAGGTCAAAAGCCCCTGCCTTTTTTGCCCCAAGCTTTTCCTGCAGTTGTGCCGCCGTTGCGGGAAATATCATATCGGGAGTTGCAGTAGCTACTATGATTAAACCTAATTCTTCCGGCGTAACTTTGGCTTCCTTTAAAGCTTCTTGGGCAGCATTATAGGCCATAGTTAAAGTCGTTTCATTTGTTTTGGCAATTCTTCGTTCCCTAATACCTGTTCTTGTAACAATCCATTCATTAGAAGTATCCAAATTTCTTTCCAAATCATGATTAGTAAGTACCCTCTCTGGTACGTAATGTCCGGTTCCCAATATTTCAATTCCCTTAATTTTCCTGGACATTTAAATCCCCCTTTAGTAATTCATCTAAAAATCTAGTTTCCACTGCTTTTACCATAACTTTCAAGCCATTAGCAACAGCTATTCGCCGTGAGCGCCCATGGGCAATAAAAACAATTCCGTTTACCCCCAAAAGGGGAGCTCCACCATATTCCGCATAATCAAGACGCTTTTTTACTTTTTTTAAAGACTTAGCTAATAAAAGTCCTCCAAGTTTCCCTTTTAAGCCAGTAAAAACGTCATTTTTTAATAAAGTAAAAATACTCTCCGCAAGCCCTTCACCGGTTTTCAGTACAATATTTCCAACAAAACCATCGGCAACTATAATATCCGCAACTCCTTTAAATATATCTTTACCTTCAATGTTACCAATAAAGCCAGCTAAATTTTCTTTTAACAAAGGATACGTTTTTTTAATTAGGTCATTTCCTTTGCCTTCTTCTTCCCCGTTACTTAAAATTGCTACCCGTGGTTTTTGATACCGATAAGCAGTTTTTAAGTATACTTCGGCCATTACCGCAAATTGATAGAGATTTTCGGGCTTCACATCAACATTTGCCCCGGCATCAATTAAAAAAGTTTGTCCCGTTAAAGTAGGAAGGGGCGTTATTATCGCCGGCCGGTCAATTCCTGGTATTTTACCCAAACTAAAAACTGCCGTTGCCATGACTGCGCCGGTGTTTCCAGCCGAAAAAAAACCTTTTGCTTCCCCTGTCTTTACCAAATGAAGCCCCTTCCATAAGGAGCTTTCTTTTTTTCTTAAGGCCATAGTTGGCTTTTCATCCATTGTTACTATTTCTGGAGCATCTAATATTTCTATGTTTCTGATTTCATTTCCTTTTTTTGTTAATTCTTTTTTTATTTCTTTTTCCCTGCCAACTAAAACTATTTTCTTTCCTGTTTCAACTACAAAATCTTGAGCTCCTAAAACTATCTCTTTGGGAGCAAAATCTCCTCCCATAGCATCAACTACCAGCAACCTTAACCCTCCTTTTGAATTTTAAAAACCACAAAACGCCCAAGATAAACAATTTCATTTTCTACATTTCCTACAACTTTTATGTAAAATTTGTTTTGCTTTTTTACACGAACCATGGCGGTTGCCACTACTTTTTGCCAGGCATATACAGGTTTTTTAAAGCTCATGCGGGCAATTCCTGTAACAACATTCTTCCCTGGAACTAGTGCCACCGCAAGGGAATTCGCTTGAGCAAACAAAAAATGTCCACGAGCTATATCTCCTTCCTGAAAACACATCTCTGGCATAATCTCCATAATAGAAACTGCCTTCTCCTCCGGTTCTAATACTAACAGGCGACCAATAATATCTTCTTTGGCCAAAGATGTTAAATTTTGATACGCTTGTTGAGCCATTGTTTCTATTCTTTCCCTCTGCTCAGGAATTGAGAGAATCATTCGATCAAGGCGTATCGTTTGTATACTTACCCCTAAGGTCGTGGCTAATTGTTCGTCCGTTAAAAATGGGTTTTGGCTTATTATTTCCTTAAGCTTCTTTCGCCTAAGTTCCGGTGACTTAGTCATTTAGTACCACCTTTTATTACCTGCTACTATTTATTATTAGTTTAGCTTATTGATAGCGTTAATGCAAGTAAAAAGAAAAAATCTCCAGCAATAACTGGAGATTTTACAGGCTAATCAATATTTACAACTTGCCTGCCATCGTAATAACCACAATTCTGACAAACGCGATGCGGTACCATTAACTGATGACAATGCGGACAACTCACAAGTTTAGGAGCAGAAATTTTCCATTGAGCCCGCCGTTTATTTTTTCTTGCTTTAGACACCCGCCTTTTTGGTACTCCCATAGCCTACACCCCCTTTTGTTTTTCTAAAAACTCCTTAAGCGGCAACAGCCGGATATCGATTTCTTCACTGCTACAGCTGCACTCCCGCTCATTTAAATTCTGCCCACAAATTGGACACAATCCTTTGCACTCATGATGGCAAACAGGTTTTAAAGGCAAGTTGAGCACCGCTTCTTCAAACACCAGTTCATCGAGATTTATTTTAAAATCTACCAATGGAAAACTGTCCTCATCTGCAACATTTTTATACAGACGTTCAACCGTTAAGTTAAGATTTAAATTAATTTCTTTAAGACAAAGGCTACATTTAGTAGCAACTTGACCAGTAATTTCACCTTTTAGGTAAAAACCATTTTCCGTATTTTGAACAGTCCCTGAGACTAAAAAAGGCTTATTGCTCTTAAAATTTGAATAATCTTCACCTAGTTGCAAATAAACCTTTTCAACAAACTCCAAAATAACCTTTTTATCATTTTTAATAGAAATTAAATCTAAATACATGGTTAAACCCCCAATAACAAATTACATTATA from Carboxydothermus pertinax includes the following:
- the fabK gene encoding enoyl-[acyl-carrier-protein] reductase FabK: MKTAITELLKIKYPILQGGMAWVATARLAAAVSNAGGLGIIGAGNATADWVRSEIQKVKKLTDKPFGVNVMLLSPHVEEVMEVIIEERVPVITTGAGNPGKYIKRLKENNIKVIPVVASVALAKRLERTGVDALIAEGHESGGHIGELTTMALVPQVVDNVSIPVIAAGGIADGRGMAAALALGAEAVQIGTRFLCAEETEIHPAVKEAVIKAGDRDTVITGASTGHPVRVIKNKLARRFLELEEQRTPPEELEKLGAGSLRRCMQEGDIEEGSLMAGQIAGLIKEIKPAGIIVEEIVQEAKEIIKKIARGIDE
- a CDS encoding YceD family protein codes for the protein MYLDLISIKNDKKVILEFVEKVYLQLGEDYSNFKSNKPFLVSGTVQNTENGFYLKGEITGQVATKCSLCLKEINLNLNLTVERLYKNVADEDSFPLVDFKINLDELVFEEAVLNLPLKPVCHHECKGLCPICGQNLNERECSCSSEEIDIRLLPLKEFLEKQKGV
- the fapR gene encoding transcription factor FapR, whose translation is MTKSPELRRKKLKEIISQNPFLTDEQLATTLGVSIQTIRLDRMILSIPEQRERIETMAQQAYQNLTSLAKEDIIGRLLVLEPEEKAVSIMEIMPEMCFQEGDIARGHFLFAQANSLAVALVPGKNVVTGIARMSFKKPVYAWQKVVATAMVRVKKQNKFYIKVVGNVENEIVYLGRFVVFKIQKEG
- the rpmF gene encoding 50S ribosomal protein L32, yielding MGVPKRRVSKARKNKRRAQWKISAPKLVSCPHCHQLMVPHRVCQNCGYYDGRQVVNID
- the fabG gene encoding 3-oxoacyl-[acyl-carrier-protein] reductase; translation: MNFSGKVVLVTGASRGIGRKVAERFALEGAKVGLNYLHNDRLAKEIKDELENQGCKVLLLKGDVSQKDEVERIFSELISAFGRVDIVVNNAGITKDKLLLRMTYDDFDSVIKTNLYSTYLVTQAAAKIMLKQRYGRIINISSIVGIKGNAGQANYAASKAAIIGFTKAVALELASRGITVNAVAPGYIKTDMTENLDEKVKETLINAIPVERLGTTDDVASTVLFLASDGAGYITGQTIIVDGGMVL
- a CDS encoding beta-ketoacyl-ACP synthase III, coding for MSRKIKGIEILGTGHYVPERVLTNHDLERNLDTSNEWIVTRTGIRERRIAKTNETTLTMAYNAAQEALKEAKVTPEELGLIIVATATPDMIFPATAAQLQEKLGAKKAGAFDLSIGCTGFIYALVTGALYVKALDPQKVLVVGAEKLSAIVDWDDRNTAVLFGDGAGAVVLGANSQKAGILAFELGADGSGAELLKLPAGGSMLPSSHETVAKKLHYIKMNGKEVFKFAVKKIEESVQNLLHSANLEPQEIDLYLFHQANRRIIESSLERLGLGLEKTFINIERYGNTSAASIPIALNEALHEKKLTKGDKVLLAGFGAGLAWGGLILEF
- the plsX gene encoding phosphate acyltransferase PlsX codes for the protein MLVVDAMGGDFAPKEIVLGAQDFVVETGKKIVLVGREKEIKKELTKKGNEIRNIEILDAPEIVTMDEKPTMALRKKESSLWKGLHLVKTGEAKGFFSAGNTGAVMATAVFSLGKIPGIDRPAIITPLPTLTGQTFLIDAGANVDVKPENLYQFAVMAEVYLKTAYRYQKPRVAILSNGEEEGKGNDLIKKTYPLLKENLAGFIGNIEGKDIFKGVADIIVADGFVGNIVLKTGEGLAESIFTLLKNDVFTGLKGKLGGLLLAKSLKKVKKRLDYAEYGGAPLLGVNGIVFIAHGRSRRIAVANGLKVMVKAVETRFLDELLKGDLNVQEN
- the fabD gene encoding ACP S-malonyltransferase; amino-acid sequence: MSKVAFVFPGQGSQYVGMGRDLYETVPLVQKYFHLANEVLGYNLTKIILDGPEEELNLTANTQPAILTLSYSLSLALEEKGYFPMVYGGHSLGEFTALTAAGVLTFEDAVRLVHIRGKLMQEAVPIGQGVMLAVMGLEKEALMEVVSEVSLAGIMEVVNFNGGGQYVLAGESKIKDKTIELLKEKGAKKIRELSVSAPFHSSLMRPAALKFQTYLEKVNFFPPKAPVVSNVSAEILNDVVKIRELLYKQMAAPVLWEQAVLEMVKTGAAHFIEIGPGKVLTGLIKRIAPVAVFNVNNLESLRILLDKPEEVG